The following DNA comes from Brassica oleracea var. oleracea cultivar TO1000 chromosome C5, BOL, whole genome shotgun sequence.
GACTGTCTCTGTGTTGGTCTTCTTCTTCCTCTTCTTTCTCATGAAAAAATCCAGGAGCAAGAACCTGACACACTGTGTCAGAATGTTCTCCTGTGGAAGCCTCGACTTCAGGTTCCCTTTCTTTAACACAACCATGCCGTCTCGGTGCGGTCTCTTCAAGCTTAATTGCACTGATCACCATATTTCAGAGATACAGCTTGTGGAAGAAGGGAAATGGTACAAAGTGACGAGCGTCTCTCAAGCCGAAACCATAACCATCACGGACCCAAGGCTTAGCCAAAGCTTGGAAACAGGATCCTGCAGTGACTTGTCAAGATTCTCTCTTCCAGATTCTCCATGGCTCGAAATGACCACTTTGTACAAATGCAACAACAGTAGGAGGAAGCATGGTTTCAGTTATGCAAATTGCAAAGGAGGAGGAAGCAGCTTGTATTACTCCGATTTGACAGATTATTCAGGGTGTTCAGTTATCAAGACTCCAGAAAGCTGGGTGATTTCAAGAAACAAGAACGGGTTTAATCTTAATGCTACTTTCTCTCTTCATATAAACCTGCCTCGAGGCTGCAGTAGCTGCCATAGACGAGGAGGACAATGTACGATGATCAAAGAAAAATTTCGCTGCCGTGGAGGAAGCAAAGGTATGCATAATGAACCATGAATGATGAATGGAACATATATGCAGATGACAATATAATTCAATTTCCCTCTTTTTTGTTGTAGAGGACTACCAAGATGTGAAGTTAAAGCTTGGATTAGGTAAACAAGAGAGATGTTCTGTTTTGCTGCTTTAGTTTCATCTAATTCTATGACATAAAGGCTGCTTTTAAAAAGTGGTCAAGTGAAACCGACCTACATGGAACTCTTGAATCTACCTCAGAGTCTCAACTGTCCAAGAATGCATGTTTGATTTTTGCTTCTTTTTTGTCATTGCTAAATGTCTCTTATGACTTTTTGGTTAATAAGAATGCTTGTTTGATATTTTTTATTCTGCAGAGTTATTTTCATGGAAATTAGAACTCATACTTGGTACCTTATGGTTCAATCCATGTGCAATACTCTTCTATACATAAAATTTAAATGTTGATTCTTCTTCGTTATTGCAGGACTATCAGCTGGTTTAACTGTTATTATCATTATACTGGTCCTGATAACAGTAAGAGTGAAAAAAACAAGAAAGAGTGACTGGAATACCGAGAGCGTTGAAGCAGTGGTAATGCTGAAACGATATAGTTACGCAAGAGTTAAGAAGATGACTAACTCATTTGCACACGTTCTCGGGAAAGGAGGATTTGGAACAGTATACAAAGGCAAGTTACCAGATGGAGGCGTAGATATTGCAGTGAAGATCTTGAAGGAAGGAAAGGGAACCGGAGAAGAGTTCATCAACGAAGTAGCTAGCATGAGTAGAACATCTCATGTAAATATTGTCTCTCTGCTTGGGTTCTGTTATGAAAGGAACAAAAGAGCTATAGTATATGAGTTCATGCCTAATGGATCCCTTGACAAGTTTATCTCCGAGAATATGTCAACCAAGATAGAATGGGAAAGGCTATATGACATTGCGTTAGGTGTCTCTCGCGGCCTAGAGTATTTACACAACCGTTGTGTATCGAGGATTGTGCATTTCGATATAAAGCCGCAAAACATACTCATGGACAAGGATCTTTGTCCCAAGATTTCAGATTTCGGTCTTGCTAAGCTCTGCAAAAATAAAGAGAGCGTCATGTCAATGCTAGACGCTAGAGGGACGGTAGGATACATTGCCCCTGAAGTGTTCTCGAATAATTTTGGAGGAGTTTCGCATAAGTCAGATGTGTATAGTTATGGTATGGTGATCCTTGAGATGATTGGAGCAAAGAATATAGAAAATTTTGGATCCAACAATAGTTCAATGTACTTTCCAGATCTTCTCTATTAAAAGAGAAGTACCATTTTTATCTACTATTTAGAAGTCTACTAGGACCATTTCATTAATCACATAATATGATATAATAATTAATAGGAATATTAATAATAAATTAATTTTAACTATAGATTTGAATTTTATTTTCAGTTATAACAAAATCTGTTGAGAAAAATCTAACAAAATCCTACTAAATTTTTAAATAATTTTTATTTAATATTTGTTTAATTAATTTCGTAATTAAATAATATAATGCTTTCATTTAAATAAATTATCATCTACCACTAAAACGGGTTCAAATTTTTTAATCATGTCAGATTTGTTTTATACAAATGAAGTTATTAACATATGTTAAAAATTTATTTCTACAGCTATATATTTTCAAAAATCATATGTTGAAGAATATTTTTTATTTGATGATTTCAAATTATGAAAACTCGAAAAC
Coding sequences within:
- the LOC106344579 gene encoding probable receptor-like protein kinase At1g67000, whose product is MKTVSVLVFFFLFFLMKKSRSKNLTHCVRMFSCGSLDFRFPFFNTTMPSRCGLFKLNCTDHHISEIQLVEEGKWYKVTSVSQAETITITDPRLSQSLETGSCSDLSRFSLPDSPWLEMTTLYKCNNSRRKHGFSYANCKGGGSSLYYSDLTDYSGCSVIKTPESWVISRNKNGFNLNATFSLHINLPRGCSSCHRRGGQCTMIKEKFRCRGGSKEDYQDVKLKLGLGLSAGLTVIIIILVLITVRVKKTRKSDWNTESVEAVVMLKRYSYARVKKMTNSFAHVLGKGGFGTVYKGKLPDGGVDIAVKILKEGKGTGEEFINEVASMSRTSHVNIVSLLGFCYERNKRAIVYEFMPNGSLDKFISENMSTKIEWERLYDIALGVSRGLEYLHNRCVSRIVHFDIKPQNILMDKDLCPKISDFGLAKLCKNKESVMSMLDARGTVGYIAPEVFSNNFGGVSHKSDVYSYGMVILEMIGAKNIENFGSNNSSMYFPDLLY